The following proteins are co-located in the Candidatus Competibacteraceae bacterium genome:
- a CDS encoding DUF2782 domain-containing protein, with the protein MRARFLILLWLVPGLVWAQDASQPAGLEPIPDGSPTGSAEQNVPAPEVTIRRRGDEGTIEEYRAGGVLYMVKVNPAKGAAYYLVDSDGDGSLETRFNDLESNLAIPAWVLLRW; encoded by the coding sequence ATGCGTGCTCGCTTTTTGATTCTCTTGTGGCTGGTGCCGGGCCTGGTTTGGGCTCAGGACGCTTCACAGCCCGCCGGTCTGGAACCCATTCCCGATGGCTCGCCGACCGGGAGCGCCGAGCAAAACGTCCCGGCACCGGAAGTGACCATCCGCCGTCGCGGCGACGAGGGCACGATTGAGGAGTACCGGGCCGGTGGGGTGCTGTATATGGTCAAGGTCAATCCCGCCAAGGGTGCTGCCTACTATCTGGTGGATAGCGACGGCGACGGTAGCCTGGAAACCCGCTTCAACGACCTGGAAAGCAATTTGGCGATCCCGGCCTGGGTGCTGTTGCGCTGGTAG
- a CDS encoding CDP-6-deoxy-delta-3,4-glucoseen reductase codes for MSYHVTLQPSGHEFQVGNDESVLDAALREKGNVLPYGCRNGTCGSCMATMLSGEVSYPDGRPPALSEAEQNAGKVLLCQARPRSNLVIEAREVKGVADIVVRTLPCRVERRELLAPDVMRLYLRPPSVERLQFLAGQYVDILLADGRRRGFSLANPPHADDLLELHVRHVPGGFFTDHVFERMKDKALLRFQGPLGTFFLREDSPRPIILIGGGTGFAPLKGMLDHAFHIGLDRPLHLYWGARAKVDLYLDALPRRWAAEHANFRYTPVLSEPRPEDDWQGRTGWVHEAVAADYPDLSGHDVYMSGPPPMIEAAKPAFAARGLPVEQLFYDSFEFSTR; via the coding sequence ATGTCTTATCACGTCACCCTCCAGCCGAGCGGCCATGAATTTCAGGTCGGGAACGATGAGTCGGTGCTGGACGCCGCCCTGCGCGAGAAGGGCAATGTATTGCCCTACGGTTGCCGCAATGGAACTTGTGGGTCTTGCATGGCGACGATGCTGTCCGGCGAGGTCAGCTATCCCGATGGCCGCCCGCCGGCCTTGAGCGAAGCCGAGCAGAATGCCGGTAAAGTGCTGCTGTGTCAGGCCCGACCGCGTTCGAATCTGGTGATCGAGGCGCGTGAAGTCAAGGGTGTGGCCGATATCGTGGTTCGAACTTTACCCTGCCGGGTGGAGCGGCGGGAATTGCTGGCGCCGGACGTCATGCGGCTTTATCTACGGCCGCCGAGCGTCGAGCGTTTGCAATTTCTGGCTGGTCAATACGTGGATATCCTGCTGGCCGATGGGCGGCGGCGCGGGTTTTCGCTGGCCAACCCGCCTCATGCCGACGATCTGCTGGAACTGCATGTGCGCCATGTGCCGGGCGGGTTTTTTACCGATCACGTATTCGAGCGGATGAAGGACAAGGCGCTGCTGCGGTTTCAGGGGCCGCTGGGGACCTTCTTTCTGCGCGAGGACTCGCCACGGCCGATCATCCTGATCGGCGGCGGCACCGGCTTCGCGCCGTTGAAAGGTATGCTGGATCACGCCTTTCACATCGGGCTGGACCGGCCGCTGCACTTGTACTGGGGCGCGCGGGCAAAGGTGGATCTGTATCTGGATGCGCTGCCGCGTCGATGGGCGGCGGAACATGCGAATTTCCGCTATACGCCGGTGCTGTCGGAGCCGCGTCCAGAGGACGATTGGCAAGGGCGTACCGGTTGGGTGCATGAGGCAGTCGCGGCGGATTATCCCGACCTGAGCGGCCATGACGTCTACATGAGTGGCCCGCCGCCGATGATTGAAGCCGCCAAGCCGGCATTCGCCGCCCGAGGATTACCGGTCGAACAGCTGTTCTATGATTCTTTCGAGTTTTCGACGCGATAA
- a CDS encoding RtcB family protein — MPIQQILTGGKVPVKIYTDDVDPKALIQLNNIACLPFVHSHVAAMPDVHVGIGATVGAVIPTKGAIIPAAVGVDIGCGMNAVRLSLKAGQLPDNLRPLRHVVEAAVPVGFDMHPEGRGAPASTVRTLSGGLERIAKQHPGILKMQKNVERSWMRQLGTLGGGNHFIELCLDENQDVWVMLHSGSRGIGNIIGRYFIELARKDMGKHLANLPDRDLAYLREGAEHFDDYVDAVHWAQDYAMTNRREMMRLILEALARQLPPFTPTREAINCHHNYVAVEHHFGKDLFVTRKGAIRAGEGDLGIIPGSMGAKSYIVRGKGEPQSFCSCSHGAGRRMSRSKAKKAFNPQDLIDQTAGVECRKDAGVLDEIPGAYKDIDAVMANQSDLVEVVHTLKQVMCVKG, encoded by the coding sequence ATGCCGATCCAGCAAATCCTGACCGGGGGCAAGGTCCCGGTCAAAATCTATACCGACGACGTGGACCCCAAGGCGCTGATCCAACTGAACAACATCGCCTGCTTGCCGTTCGTCCACAGCCATGTCGCGGCGATGCCCGATGTCCATGTCGGCATTGGCGCGACCGTGGGCGCGGTCATCCCCACCAAGGGTGCGATTATCCCGGCGGCGGTCGGGGTCGATATTGGCTGCGGGATGAACGCCGTCCGCCTCAGCCTCAAGGCCGGGCAGTTGCCGGACAACCTGCGGCCCCTGCGCCACGTCGTGGAAGCGGCGGTGCCGGTCGGTTTCGACATGCACCCCGAAGGGCGCGGCGCGCCGGCCTCGACCGTGCGGACCCTGTCCGGCGGGCTGGAGCGCATCGCCAAGCAGCATCCCGGCATTCTGAAAATGCAGAAGAACGTCGAACGAAGCTGGATGCGGCAACTCGGCACCCTGGGCGGCGGCAACCACTTCATCGAACTGTGCCTGGACGAAAACCAGGATGTATGGGTAATGCTGCACTCCGGCAGCCGCGGCATCGGCAACATCATCGGTCGCTACTTCATCGAACTGGCCCGCAAGGACATGGGCAAACACTTGGCCAACCTGCCGGACCGTGACCTGGCTTATTTGCGGGAGGGCGCCGAACATTTCGACGATTACGTGGACGCCGTGCACTGGGCGCAAGACTACGCCATGACCAATCGCCGCGAGATGATGCGGCTGATCCTGGAGGCGCTGGCCCGGCAACTGCCGCCGTTCACTCCGACCAGGGAGGCGATCAACTGCCACCACAATTACGTGGCGGTGGAGCATCATTTTGGGAAAGATTTGTTCGTCACCCGCAAGGGCGCCATCCGCGCCGGCGAAGGCGATTTGGGTATCATTCCCGGCAGCATGGGCGCCAAGTCCTACATCGTCCGCGGCAAGGGCGAACCGCAGTCGTTCTGCTCCTGCTCGCACGGCGCCGGCCGACGAATGAGCCGGAGTAAAGCCAAGAAGGCGTTTAATCCACAGGATCTGATCGACCAGACCGCCGGGGTGGAATGCCGCAAGGATGCCGGCGTCCTGGACGAAATTCCGGGCGCCTACAAGGATATCGACGCGGTGATGGCCAATCAGTCGGACCTGGTCGAGGTGGTGCATACCCTCAAGCAGGTGATGTGCGTCAAGGGTTGA
- the ubiD gene encoding 4-hydroxy-3-polyprenylbenzoate decarboxylase: MHYQDLRDFIAQLERLGELKRVRVAVDPHLEMTEICDRVLRAGGPALLFENPKGHAIPVLGNLFGTPRRVALGMGADDMEALREVGKLLAFLKEPDPPKGMRDAWEKLPIFRKVLDMAPKKIGRPPCQARVIEAADVDLARLPVQHCWPEDAGPLITWGLVVTRGPHKSRQNLGIYRQQVIGRNKVIMRWLAHRGGALDFRDWRQARPGEPFPITVALGADPATILAAVTPVPDTLSEYAFAGLLRGSRTELAQCLGSELQVPASAEFVLEGHIAPEETALEGPFGDHTGYYNETDRFPVFTIERITHRENPIYHSTYTGRPPDEPAILGVALNEVFVPILQKQFPEIIDFYLPPEGCSYRLAVVAMRKQYPGHAKRVMLGVWSFLRQFMYTKFVIVVDEDVNARDWKDVIWAMTTRMDPARDTVMIENTPIDYLDFASPVSGLGSKIGFDATNKWPGETTREWGRPIAMSPVVKQRVDALWDELGL, translated from the coding sequence ATGCATTATCAGGATCTGCGCGACTTTATCGCTCAATTGGAACGGCTCGGCGAGCTGAAGCGGGTCCGGGTTGCCGTCGATCCTCATCTGGAGATGACCGAGATTTGTGATCGGGTGCTGCGGGCCGGTGGGCCGGCGCTGCTATTCGAGAATCCCAAGGGTCATGCGATTCCGGTGCTGGGCAACCTGTTCGGCACGCCGCGTCGGGTGGCGCTGGGTATGGGCGCGGACGACATGGAAGCGTTGCGCGAGGTCGGCAAACTGCTGGCTTTTCTCAAGGAGCCGGACCCACCCAAGGGCATGCGCGATGCTTGGGAGAAGCTGCCGATCTTCAGGAAAGTGCTGGATATGGCGCCGAAGAAGATCGGTCGGCCGCCTTGTCAGGCGAGGGTGATCGAAGCGGCCGATGTGGATTTGGCGCGACTGCCGGTGCAGCACTGCTGGCCGGAGGACGCCGGGCCATTGATTACCTGGGGTCTGGTGGTAACTCGGGGGCCGCACAAGTCGCGCCAGAATCTGGGTATCTACCGCCAGCAGGTGATCGGGCGGAATAAAGTGATCATGCGCTGGCTGGCCCACCGCGGCGGGGCGCTGGATTTTCGCGACTGGCGGCAGGCCCGACCCGGCGAGCCGTTTCCCATCACGGTGGCGCTGGGCGCCGATCCGGCGACCATTTTGGCGGCGGTGACGCCAGTGCCGGATACCCTGTCGGAATACGCCTTCGCCGGGCTGCTGCGCGGCTCGCGCACCGAACTGGCGCAATGTCTGGGCAGCGAGTTGCAGGTGCCGGCCAGCGCCGAGTTCGTGCTGGAGGGGCACATCGCCCCCGAGGAAACCGCGCTGGAGGGGCCATTCGGCGACCACACCGGCTACTACAACGAGACGGACCGGTTTCCGGTATTCACCATCGAGCGCATCACCCACCGCGAGAATCCGATTTATCACAGTACCTACACCGGCCGTCCGCCGGACGAGCCGGCGATTCTCGGCGTGGCCTTGAACGAAGTGTTTGTGCCGATCCTGCAAAAGCAGTTTCCCGAGATCATCGATTTTTATCTGCCGCCGGAGGGCTGTTCCTACCGGTTGGCGGTGGTGGCGATGCGCAAGCAGTATCCGGGGCACGCTAAACGGGTAATGCTGGGGGTCTGGTCGTTCCTGCGCCAGTTTATGTATACCAAGTTCGTGATCGTGGTGGACGAGGATGTGAACGCCCGCGACTGGAAGGATGTCATCTGGGCCATGACCACACGGATGGACCCGGCGCGGGATACGGTCATGATCGAAAATACCCCGATCGATTATCTGGATTTTGCCTCGCCGGTGTCGGGATTGGGTTCAAAGATCGGCTTCGACGCGACGAATAAATGGCCGGGTGAAACCACGCGTGAATGGGGTCGGCCGATTGCGATGAGTCCGGTGGTAAAACAGCGGGTGGATGCGTTGTGGGATGAGCTGGGATTGTAG
- a CDS encoding Mut7-C ubiquitin/RNAse domain-containing protein: MRFYEELNDFLPPARRKVRFIHEFQRRASIKDMIEALGVPHTEIDLILVNGQSVDFSHIVRDGDHISVYPLFETFDIQPLIRVHPRPLRVSRFVLDVHLGKLARYLRLLGFDTLYRNDYEDAELARLASAERRILLTRDRDLLKRAVVTHGYYVRAVEPRRQVEEVVDRLDLYRTIRPLQRCARCNGLLAVVPKQQVWERLLPETRRYIEAFWECGECGQLYWEGSHVPHIRRFIDNLQARAGNEMPETGPIAEPGP; the protein is encoded by the coding sequence ATGCGGTTTTACGAGGAACTAAACGACTTTTTGCCGCCCGCGCGCCGCAAGGTCCGTTTCATTCACGAATTCCAGCGCCGCGCCTCGATCAAGGACATGATCGAGGCGCTCGGTGTGCCGCATACGGAAATCGATCTGATTTTGGTCAACGGCCAATCCGTGGATTTTAGCCATATCGTCCGGGATGGCGACCACATCAGCGTCTATCCACTGTTCGAGACGTTCGATATCCAGCCACTGATTCGGGTTCACCCGCGCCCGCTGCGGGTCAGTCGCTTCGTGCTGGACGTGCATCTGGGCAAGCTGGCGCGTTACCTGCGCTTGCTGGGGTTCGATACCCTGTACCGTAACGACTACGAAGATGCCGAACTGGCGCGGTTGGCCAGCGCCGAACGGCGGATTTTGCTGACCCGCGACCGCGATCTGCTGAAACGGGCGGTGGTGACCCACGGCTACTACGTGCGCGCGGTCGAACCGCGCCGGCAGGTCGAGGAGGTGGTGGATCGGTTGGATTTGTACCGCACGATCCGGCCGCTCCAGCGTTGCGCCCGTTGCAACGGCCTGCTGGCGGTAGTGCCCAAGCAGCAAGTTTGGGAACGGCTGCTACCGGAAACCCGCCGCTACATCGAAGCGTTTTGGGAATGCGGCGAGTGCGGCCAGTTGTATTGGGAGGGCAGCCACGTACCGCACATCCGACGCTTCATCGACAACCTCCAGGCGCGTGCCGGAAACGAAATGCCGGAGACCGGCCCAATTGCCGAACCTGGCCCATGA
- a CDS encoding TRAP transporter substrate-binding protein, translating into MERRDFIKKTGLGLAAAAGTAAVPAMAQTAALPTIKWRMASSFPKSLDTIYGGGEVLARRLSEITEGKFEIRVFAGGEIVPPFGVLDAVQQNTVELCHTASYYFHGKNKAFALDCSVPFGLTARQMFAWNYHGEGGPLLREFFAKYNVVNFLGGDTGTQMGGWFRKEINSLADLKGLKIRIPGFGAEVFSALGAVPQSLPGGEVYPALERGAIDAAEWVGPYDDEKLGFYKVAKFYYYPGWWEPGPVLSFYVNKEQWDKLPKPYQAAFEAAAAEANVGMLAAYDTKNPLAIQRLVQNGTQLRRYPDDVMKAAYETAQKIYAEESAKNPDFKKLYDSMRAFQRASDIWAGLPEGTLANFMQAMLRSGK; encoded by the coding sequence ATGGAGCGTCGTGATTTTATTAAGAAAACCGGTTTGGGTTTGGCGGCCGCCGCTGGTACGGCCGCCGTTCCCGCGATGGCGCAGACCGCGGCTTTGCCCACCATCAAGTGGCGGATGGCGTCGAGCTTCCCCAAGAGTCTGGACACGATCTATGGCGGGGGCGAGGTGTTGGCCAGACGGCTGTCGGAAATCACCGAAGGGAAATTCGAAATTCGGGTGTTTGCCGGTGGCGAGATCGTGCCGCCGTTCGGGGTGCTGGACGCGGTGCAGCAGAATACGGTCGAACTCTGCCACACTGCCTCGTACTACTTTCACGGCAAAAACAAGGCATTCGCGCTCGACTGTTCGGTGCCGTTTGGCCTCACCGCCCGGCAGATGTTCGCCTGGAATTATCATGGCGAAGGTGGTCCTCTGCTGCGGGAGTTTTTCGCCAAGTACAACGTGGTGAATTTCCTTGGTGGCGATACCGGCACGCAGATGGGTGGCTGGTTCCGAAAGGAAATCAATTCACTGGCGGATCTGAAGGGCCTGAAGATCCGGATTCCCGGTTTCGGCGCGGAGGTGTTTTCGGCGTTGGGAGCGGTGCCGCAGTCGCTGCCGGGCGGCGAAGTGTATCCGGCGTTGGAGCGAGGCGCCATCGACGCCGCCGAATGGGTTGGCCCCTACGACGACGAAAAGCTCGGCTTCTACAAGGTTGCCAAATTCTACTATTACCCCGGTTGGTGGGAGCCGGGTCCGGTGCTGTCGTTCTACGTCAACAAGGAACAGTGGGACAAGTTGCCCAAGCCCTATCAGGCGGCGTTCGAGGCGGCGGCGGCCGAGGCCAATGTCGGCATGTTGGCGGCCTACGATACCAAGAACCCACTGGCGATCCAGCGACTGGTGCAAAACGGCACGCAATTGCGTCGCTATCCGGACGACGTGATGAAGGCGGCCTATGAGACGGCACAGAAGATCTACGCCGAGGAGTCGGCGAAGAATCCGGATTTCAAGAAGCTGTATGACTCGATGCGCGCCTTCCAGCGGGCATCCGACATCTGGGCTGGATTGCCGGAAGGCACCTTGGCCAACTTCATGCAGGCCATGTTGCGCTCCGGCAAATAG
- a CDS encoding F0F1 ATP synthase subunit epsilon has product MAIKVHVDIVSAEKELFSGLAEMVVATADLGEVGILPGHSPFLARLKPGQVRVRLSSEETQVFYISSGLLEVQPQVVTVLADYAENAANLDEAAAIRAREAARCALTACLSDIQCARTLAEATAQLQAIDHLRRHAHRLGK; this is encoded by the coding sequence ATGGCGATCAAGGTGCATGTGGATATCGTCAGCGCGGAGAAAGAACTGTTTTCCGGGCTGGCGGAAATGGTGGTCGCGACGGCGGATCTGGGCGAGGTCGGCATTCTGCCGGGGCACAGCCCGTTTTTGGCACGCCTGAAACCCGGACAGGTGCGGGTACGATTGTCGTCGGAGGAAACGCAAGTGTTCTATATCTCCAGCGGTCTGCTGGAAGTGCAGCCACAGGTGGTCACGGTACTGGCGGATTACGCCGAGAACGCCGCCAACCTTGATGAGGCCGCTGCTATCAGGGCGCGCGAGGCCGCCCGCTGCGCGTTGACGGCGTGTCTAAGCGACATACAGTGCGCGCGGACGCTGGCCGAAGCCACGGCGCAATTGCAGGCCATCGATCATTTGCGCCGCCACGCGCACCGCTTGGGCAAGTGA
- a CDS encoding TRAP transporter large permease subunit, whose product MAEFLIAYMAPIMFTALMVFLLIGYPVAFSLAAVGMAFGLVGIELGLLTPNLLQALPDRVFGIMKNEILLAIPFFTFMGLVLERSGMAEDLLDTIGQLFGNVRGGLAFAVIFVGALLAATTGVVAASVIAMGLISLPIMLRYGYDKSLACGVIAASGTLAQIIPPSLVLIVMADVLGRSVGDMYKGAVLPGLILGGLYVGWVLINTLFRPRLVPALPPEARTLRGWGLARRVAITMLPPLVLIFLVLGTIFIGWATPTEGGAMGAIGALLLALSKGKLNRLMLTESLRSTAKIASFVIFILIGSSVFSLVFRGVNGDLWVEHLLLDLPGGAMGFLIFVNILVFFLAFFLDFFEISFIILPLLAPVADKLGIDLVWFGILMGVNMQTSFMHPPFGFALFYLRSVAPPEIRTSDIYWGAVPFVVIQVIMVVLIISFPSLVTIGLDRPTHTGQPAPIQLLMPQDNRGGVNRDDAADLFRQLQPSGQ is encoded by the coding sequence ATGGCCGAATTTCTGATTGCCTACATGGCGCCGATCATGTTCACGGCGCTGATGGTGTTCCTGCTGATCGGCTATCCGGTGGCCTTCTCGCTGGCGGCGGTCGGCATGGCTTTCGGCCTGGTCGGCATCGAACTCGGCCTGCTCACCCCCAACCTGCTCCAAGCCCTGCCGGATCGCGTGTTCGGGATCATGAAAAACGAGATCCTGCTGGCCATCCCGTTTTTCACCTTTATGGGCCTGGTGCTGGAACGCAGCGGCATGGCCGAGGATCTGCTGGACACCATCGGCCAGTTGTTCGGCAACGTCCGCGGCGGGTTGGCGTTCGCGGTCATCTTCGTCGGTGCCCTACTGGCGGCCACCACCGGCGTGGTCGCCGCCTCGGTGATCGCCATGGGGCTGATCTCGCTGCCGATCATGCTGCGTTATGGCTACGATAAATCGCTGGCGTGCGGAGTGATCGCCGCCTCTGGAACGCTGGCGCAGATCATCCCGCCTTCGCTGGTATTGATCGTGATGGCCGACGTGCTGGGCCGCTCGGTGGGCGATATGTACAAGGGCGCGGTGTTGCCCGGCCTGATCCTTGGCGGGCTCTACGTCGGCTGGGTGCTGATCAACACCCTGTTCCGCCCGCGGCTCGTTCCAGCCCTGCCACCGGAAGCCCGCACCCTGCGTGGTTGGGGGCTGGCCCGACGGGTGGCGATCACGATGCTTCCGCCGCTGGTGCTGATCTTCCTGGTGCTGGGAACCATCTTCATCGGCTGGGCCACCCCGACCGAGGGCGGCGCGATGGGTGCGATCGGGGCCCTGCTGCTGGCGCTGTCCAAGGGCAAGCTGAACCGGCTGATGTTGACCGAGTCCCTGCGCTCCACCGCCAAGATCGCCAGCTTCGTGATCTTCATCCTGATCGGTTCCAGTGTATTCAGCCTGGTGTTTCGCGGGGTCAACGGCGACCTGTGGGTCGAACACCTGCTGCTCGATCTGCCCGGCGGGGCAATGGGGTTCCTGATCTTCGTCAATATCCTGGTCTTTTTTCTGGCTTTTTTTCTCGACTTTTTCGAGATCAGCTTCATTATCCTGCCGCTGCTGGCGCCGGTGGCCGATAAGCTCGGCATCGACCTGGTTTGGTTCGGCATCCTGATGGGGGTGAACATGCAGACCTCGTTCATGCATCCACCGTTCGGTTTCGCGCTGTTCTACCTGCGCAGCGTGGCGCCGCCGGAGATCCGCACCAGCGATATCTACTGGGGCGCGGTGCCGTTCGTGGTCATTCAGGTCATCATGGTGGTACTGATCATCTCCTTCCCCTCGCTGGTCACGATAGGTTTGGATCGCCCCACGCACACCGGCCAGCCAGCCCCAATTCAATTGCTCATGCCGCAGGACAATCGGGGCGGCGTCAACCGGGACGACGCCGCCGACCTGTTCCGGCAGCTCCAGCCCTCGGGGCAGTGA
- the polA gene encoding DNA polymerase I, which produces MPEIVAKPLLLVDGSSWLHRAFNALPALSTKSGEPTGALYGVLNMLRRLLDDYRPEYLAVVFDAPGKTFRHERFAAYKANRPPMDEQLARQIEPLHACIRALGLPLLQVSGVEADDVIGTLTQQATAKGLPVLIVSSDKDLAQLVDERVRMLDTMKNTVTDVAGVERKFGIPPKRIVDYLALVGDSSDNIPGVSGVGPVTAAKWLRQYGSLDALIADAAALTGKIGDKLRAGLEQLPLSRQLATLDCQVTLPVTFEELRPAPPDTAALRALYERFEFRSWLRDLQPDKQASSAPAPIQPALDFQETPAEPVAYQLILDRPAFEEWLARLQAADLFAFDTETTSLNYLNARIVGVSFAVNPCEAAYVPLAHDYPGAPDQLSREWVLERLRPLLEDPARPKLGQHLKYDAHVLANHGIALRGIRHDTLLESYVLDSTARHDLDSLAERHLKLRTIRFEDVAGKGAKQLTFNQVALEQAGPYAAEDADVTLRLHRCLWPRLEREPGLRRLYEELEIPLIDVLARMERIGVRVDAAALRRQSGELAKRLWELEQQAHDLAGERFNLGSPKQLQAILFERMGLPVGKKTATGQASTAEDVLQELALSYPLPKVILEHRTLSKLKSTYTDRLPEQIHAQTGRVHTSYHQAVASTGRLSSSDPNLQNIPIRTSEGRRIRQAFVPEPGWAMLAADYSQIELRIMAHLSGDDGLLCAFAAGADVHRATAAEVFGVAAEAVSAEQRRSAKAINFGLIYGMSAFGLAQQLGIERGAAKDYVDRYFARYPGVKAYMENTRRLAAERGYVETVFGRRLYLSDIRARNPQLRQAAERAAINAPMQGTAADIIKRAMLVVDRWLQESSFPARMLMQVHDELVFEVAEDAVAEAGEHIRTAMIAAAELRVPLEVDVGVGANWDEAH; this is translated from the coding sequence ATGCCGGAGATCGTCGCTAAGCCGTTATTGCTAGTGGACGGTTCGTCCTGGTTGCATCGGGCCTTTAACGCGCTGCCGGCCTTGAGCACGAAATCCGGCGAACCGACCGGCGCGTTGTACGGCGTGTTGAACATGCTGCGCCGATTGCTGGACGATTACCGACCGGAGTATCTGGCCGTGGTGTTCGACGCGCCCGGCAAGACCTTCCGGCACGAGCGGTTCGCCGCCTACAAGGCCAACCGGCCGCCCATGGACGAGCAACTGGCGCGGCAGATCGAACCCTTGCACGCCTGCATTCGCGCGTTGGGATTGCCGCTGTTGCAGGTTTCGGGCGTCGAAGCCGACGATGTGATCGGTACGCTGACCCAACAGGCGACCGCGAAAGGCTTGCCGGTGCTGATCGTCAGCAGTGACAAGGACTTGGCGCAACTGGTGGACGAGCGGGTGCGGATGCTGGACACCATGAAAAACACGGTGACCGACGTTGCCGGAGTGGAACGGAAATTCGGGATACCACCGAAGCGGATCGTGGATTATCTGGCGCTGGTCGGCGACAGTTCCGACAATATCCCCGGCGTATCCGGCGTGGGGCCGGTGACCGCCGCCAAGTGGCTGCGGCAATACGGTTCGCTGGATGCGCTGATCGCCGATGCCGCTGCTCTTACCGGCAAGATCGGCGACAAGCTGCGCGCCGGTTTGGAGCAACTGCCGCTGTCCCGACAACTGGCGACCCTGGATTGTCAGGTCACGCTGCCTGTCACGTTTGAGGAACTGCGGCCCGCGCCACCCGATACCGCCGCGTTGCGGGCGCTGTACGAGCGCTTCGAATTCCGTTCCTGGTTACGAGACCTACAGCCCGACAAGCAAGCGAGTTCAGCTCCGGCACCGATTCAGCCAGCGCTCGATTTTCAGGAGACCCCCGCCGAACCGGTGGCGTATCAGCTCATCCTGGATCGGCCAGCGTTCGAGGAATGGTTGGCGCGGTTGCAGGCGGCGGATTTGTTCGCCTTCGATACCGAAACCACCAGCCTGAATTATTTGAACGCCCGCATTGTTGGCGTGTCTTTCGCGGTGAATCCTTGCGAAGCCGCGTATGTCCCCTTGGCGCACGATTATCCCGGTGCCCCGGATCAATTGAGCCGCGAATGGGTGCTGGAACGGCTGCGCCCGTTGCTGGAGGACCCGGCCCGACCCAAGCTGGGCCAGCATCTCAAATATGACGCGCATGTGCTCGCCAATCACGGCATCGCGCTGCGCGGCATCCGGCATGACACCCTGCTGGAATCCTACGTGCTGGATTCCACCGCCCGCCACGACCTGGATTCGCTGGCGGAGCGACATCTGAAGCTGCGTACTATCCGCTTTGAGGATGTGGCGGGGAAGGGTGCCAAACAGTTGACCTTCAATCAGGTGGCGCTGGAGCAGGCCGGACCCTACGCGGCCGAGGATGCCGACGTAACTTTGCGCTTGCATCGCTGCTTGTGGCCGCGACTGGAACGGGAACCGGGTTTGCGACGGCTGTATGAGGAGCTGGAAATCCCGCTGATCGACGTGCTGGCGCGGATGGAACGGATCGGGGTGCGGGTGGACGCGGCGGCGTTGCGCCGGCAGAGCGGCGAACTTGCCAAACGCTTGTGGGAACTGGAACAGCAAGCTCACGATTTGGCGGGCGAGCGCTTCAACCTGGGGTCGCCCAAGCAATTGCAGGCGATTCTGTTCGAGCGGATGGGGTTGCCGGTGGGCAAGAAGACCGCGACCGGCCAGGCATCCACCGCCGAGGACGTGTTGCAGGAGCTGGCGCTGAGCTATCCGTTGCCCAAGGTCATCTTGGAGCATCGCACCCTGAGCAAACTGAAATCGACCTATACCGACCGTTTGCCCGAGCAGATTCATGCACAGACTGGCCGGGTTCATACCTCCTATCATCAAGCCGTGGCCAGCACTGGGCGGTTGTCGTCTTCCGATCCCAATTTGCAGAATATTCCGATCCGCACCTCGGAAGGGCGGCGCATCCGGCAAGCCTTCGTGCCGGAACCGGGTTGGGCGATGCTGGCGGCGGATTATTCGCAAATCGAGCTGCGGATCATGGCGCATCTGTCCGGCGACGACGGTCTGCTGTGTGCTTTCGCCGCTGGCGCCGACGTGCATCGCGCCACTGCCGCCGAGGTGTTTGGTGTGGCGGCGGAGGCGGTCAGCGCTGAGCAGCGGCGTAGCGCCAAGGCCATCAATTTCGGATTGATCTACGGCATGTCGGCGTTTGGGCTGGCGCAGCAATTGGGCATCGAACGCGGCGCGGCGAAGGATTACGTGGATCGCTACTTCGCCCGCTATCCCGGCGTCAAGGCTTACATGGAAAACACCCGGCGCTTGGCCGCCGAACGGGGTTACGTGGAGACGGTGTTCGGTCGCCGGCTGTATTTGTCGGATATCCGCGCCCGCAATCCGCAACTCCGGCAGGCGGCGGAACGCGCCGCCATCAATGCGCCGATGCAGGGTACCGCCGCCGACATCATCAAGCGGGCCATGCTGGTGGTGGATCGCTGGCTGCAAGAATCCAGCTTCCCGGCGCGGATGCTGATGCAGGTTCACGACGAGTTGGTATTCGAAGTGGCCGAGGACGCCGTGGCGGAGGCCGGGGAGCACATCCGGACGGCGATGATCGCGGCGGCGGAGTTGCGCGTGCCGCTGGAGGTGGATGTCGGCGTGGGCGCCAATTGGGACGAGGCGCATTGA